The following are from one region of the Sphingomonas sp. J315 genome:
- a CDS encoding DUF3089 domain-containing protein, whose protein sequence is MLTAAIAYAAAQAAAPVPADYRDTANWLCRPGREDSCTVNLDATVVAPDGSRTVEKFTPAANPKFDCFYVYPTVSTDETPNSDLSIDQAERRVAMIQAARFRSVCRVFAPMYRQVTLKALRAVMTGQPSGADPALGYADVKAAFDDYMKHDNQGRGVVLIGHSQGARMLSQLLEREFDGKPDKMKPIISAMPIGFNLDVAAGQRTGTLKTIPTCASASDTGCVVTYVSFRATVPPPAKSRFARSSTAGMQVACTNPAALGGGSASLDAYLPTGSLIGSSPAFAWSKGGAPVTTNFVKLPGMLSGACVVNDGASYFEVTLKPDPSDARTDDIPGDVMVGPQRLDDWGLHLIDMNLALGDLVKLAESQAEAWAKKK, encoded by the coding sequence ATGCTGACCGCCGCCATCGCCTATGCTGCCGCTCAAGCTGCTGCGCCCGTGCCCGCCGACTATCGCGATACAGCGAACTGGCTGTGCCGCCCGGGTCGGGAGGATAGCTGCACCGTCAATCTTGACGCGACCGTTGTCGCGCCCGACGGCTCGCGCACCGTCGAGAAATTCACTCCTGCGGCAAACCCGAAATTCGATTGCTTCTATGTCTATCCCACCGTCTCGACCGACGAGACGCCGAACAGCGACCTCAGCATCGACCAGGCCGAACGCCGCGTCGCGATGATTCAGGCGGCGCGCTTTCGCAGCGTGTGCCGCGTCTTTGCGCCGATGTACCGCCAGGTGACGCTCAAGGCATTGCGTGCAGTGATGACCGGCCAGCCTTCGGGCGCCGATCCCGCGCTGGGCTATGCCGACGTCAAGGCCGCGTTCGACGACTATATGAAGCACGACAATCAGGGTCGCGGTGTCGTGCTGATCGGCCATAGTCAGGGCGCGCGGATGCTCTCGCAGCTGCTCGAACGCGAGTTCGACGGCAAGCCGGACAAGATGAAGCCGATCATCTCCGCGATGCCGATCGGCTTCAACCTCGACGTGGCGGCCGGCCAGCGCACCGGCACGCTCAAGACGATCCCGACCTGCGCCAGCGCGAGCGACACCGGCTGCGTCGTCACCTATGTGAGCTTCCGCGCGACCGTCCCGCCGCCCGCCAAATCGCGTTTCGCCCGTTCGAGCACGGCGGGGATGCAGGTCGCGTGCACCAACCCGGCGGCGCTCGGCGGTGGAAGCGCGTCGCTCGACGCCTATCTCCCCACCGGATCGCTGATCGGCTCGTCACCGGCCTTCGCATGGAGCAAGGGCGGAGCTCCAGTCACCACCAACTTCGTCAAGCTCCCCGGCATGCTCTCCGGCGCGTGCGTGGTGAATGATGGCGCGAGCTACTTTGAGGTGACACTGAAGCCCGACCCGAGCGACGCGCGCACCGACGACATTCCCGGCGACGTGATGGTCGGCCCCCAGCGGCTCGACGATTGGGGGCTGCACCTGATCGACATGAATTTGGCGCTGGGCGATCTGGTGAAGCTGGCGGAGAGTCAGGCTGAGGCTTGGGCGAAGAAGAAGTGA
- a CDS encoding glycine zipper 2TM domain-containing protein produces the protein MTSSLRTGMIALSAAAMGLTGACTQYGYDRPGYASGGEWDAARYYRSGDRYQERRLSRGDNVYVGRDGRYYCRREDGTAGLIVGGIAGGVLGNIIAPGGSKTLGTIIGAAGGAAIGASVDKGEVRCR, from the coding sequence ATGACTAGTTCACTTCGCACCGGCATGATCGCACTGAGCGCAGCGGCGATGGGTCTGACCGGTGCCTGCACGCAATATGGCTATGACCGGCCCGGCTATGCGAGCGGCGGCGAATGGGATGCCGCACGCTATTACCGCAGCGGCGACCGTTATCAGGAACGGCGCCTGAGCCGTGGCGACAATGTCTATGTCGGGCGCGACGGGCGATATTACTGCCGCCGCGAGGACGGCACGGCGGGCCTGATCGTCGGCGGGATCGCGGGCGGCGTGCTGGGCAACATTATTGCTCCGGGCGGATCCAAGACGCTGGGTACGATCATCGGCGCGGCCGGTGGCGCGGCAATCGGCGCCTCGGTCGACAAGGGCGAGGTCCGTTGCCGTTGA
- a CDS encoding glycine zipper 2TM domain-containing protein yields MRNLMLALGAASLAVPATSMLPVTSSDAQAQSSKKRYSYREWKGRDGRRYCRKPDGTTGLVIGGVAGALVGRSIDTRGDRTVGTLLGAAAGAVAGREIERSGSRKRCR; encoded by the coding sequence ATGCGTAATCTGATGCTGGCGCTGGGCGCCGCTTCGCTGGCCGTCCCGGCCACTTCGATGCTGCCGGTGACGTCGAGCGACGCGCAGGCGCAGAGCAGCAAGAAGCGCTACAGCTATCGCGAGTGGAAGGGCCGTGACGGCCGCCGCTATTGCCGCAAGCCCGATGGCACGACCGGTCTGGTCATCGGTGGCGTCGCCGGTGCACTGGTGGGCCGTTCGATCGACACCCGCGGCGACCGCACGGTCGGTACGCTGCTCGGTGCAGCCGCCGGCGCAGTGGCGGGTCGCGAGATCGAACGCAGCGGCAGCCGCAAGCGCTGTCGCTAA
- a CDS encoding cupin domain-containing protein, which translates to MQEARNLIERLDLAPHPEGAWYRETWRSQSLVDGGRSPGTAILFLLEQGQRSHWHRVDADELWLWHAGSPLDLMIAHERDANPETILLGGDVVAGYQPQARVPMNRWQAADAHRGWALVSCVVVPGFEFAGFELAPPRWSPSSR; encoded by the coding sequence ATGCAGGAAGCCCGCAACCTCATCGAACGCCTCGATCTCGCACCCCATCCGGAGGGCGCTTGGTATCGGGAAACTTGGCGTTCTCAATCACTTGTGGATGGCGGTCGCTCACCCGGCACGGCAATCCTGTTCCTGCTGGAACAGGGTCAGCGGTCACACTGGCACCGGGTCGATGCCGACGAACTGTGGCTGTGGCACGCCGGATCGCCGCTCGACCTGATGATTGCACACGAGCGCGATGCCAATCCGGAGACCATCCTGCTTGGCGGCGATGTGGTCGCTGGCTACCAGCCCCAGGCGCGGGTGCCGATGAATCGCTGGCAGGCGGCCGACGCGCATCGCGGCTGGGCGCTGGTCAGCTGCGTCGTTGTCCCCGGCTTCGAATTTGCGGGATTCGAGCTTGCCCCGCCCCGGTGGTCGCCCTCCAGCCGCTAA
- a CDS encoding sulfite exporter TauE/SafE family protein, whose translation MAFDTLHVALAAAMFFGALLYSTVGHGGASSYIALMALFSVPVATMRPTALVLNLIVASLGSIRYTRAGLFRWRTLWPFLVGALPAAFVGGMIEIAPELYQPSIGVILLFAAARMLWPGDMKAEREWHDPPIWLAILAGVGLGLLAGLTGTGGGIFLSPLLLFCAWSAPKPASGVVAIFILANSAAGLAGNFASVGSLPPELPLYGVAVLAGGLIGTTLGIKLPQKWILRALGVVLLVASAKLFGVY comes from the coding sequence ATGGCCTTCGACACCCTCCACGTCGCCCTTGCCGCCGCGATGTTCTTCGGCGCGTTGCTCTATTCCACCGTCGGCCATGGCGGGGCGTCATCGTACATCGCGCTGATGGCGCTGTTCAGCGTACCGGTCGCGACGATGCGGCCCACCGCGCTGGTCCTCAACCTGATCGTCGCGAGCCTCGGATCGATCCGCTACACTCGCGCCGGGCTGTTCCGTTGGCGCACGCTCTGGCCTTTCCTTGTCGGTGCGTTACCTGCGGCATTCGTCGGCGGGATGATCGAGATCGCCCCCGAACTCTACCAGCCTTCGATCGGCGTGATCCTGCTCTTTGCCGCAGCACGGATGCTGTGGCCGGGCGACATGAAGGCCGAGCGCGAATGGCATGATCCGCCGATCTGGCTCGCGATCCTCGCCGGCGTTGGTCTCGGTCTGCTCGCGGGGTTGACCGGCACCGGCGGCGGCATCTTCCTCTCGCCGCTGCTGCTGTTCTGCGCCTGGTCCGCACCCAAGCCGGCGTCGGGCGTGGTCGCGATATTCATCCTGGCCAATTCCGCCGCAGGACTTGCCGGCAATTTCGCGTCGGTCGGCAGCCTGCCCCCCGAACTCCCGCTCTACGGCGTCGCGGTCCTCGCGGGCGGCCTGATCGGCACCACGCTCGGCATCAAGCTACCGCAAAAGTGGATCCTGCGCGCCTTGGGCGTCGTCCTGCTGGTCGCCAGCGCGAAGCTGTTCGGGGTGTATTGA
- the dnaJ gene encoding molecular chaperone DnaJ: protein MTTQIDYYELLGVSRDADDATIKSAFRKLAIQCHPDKHGGCKDQEAKFKAINEAYDCLKDPQKRAAYDRFGHAGPGGMGGGGGQGFDAFSDIFRSMFGEFMGGRGGGGGQRQARGADLRYDMEISLEDAFHGKATDITIDVSGPCEPCGGTGASPGTMAKRCTTCAGHGKVRAQQGFFVVERTCPSCHGAGQTIADPCRNCRGEGRVDKTVTLNVNIPPGVDEGTRIRMAGQGEAGARGAPPGDLYIFLHVKPHAIFEREGTTLFARAPISFTTAALGGEIEIPGPDGELHKVHLHPGTQSGREVRQRGAGMPVLQGRGRGDLVVRIEVEIPTKLSGEQRALLEQFRALETGEECPISTGFFDKLKKAVGG from the coding sequence ATGACCACCCAGATTGACTATTACGAACTGCTCGGCGTTTCGCGCGATGCAGACGATGCGACGATCAAATCGGCGTTTCGCAAGCTGGCGATCCAGTGCCACCCCGACAAGCATGGCGGGTGCAAGGATCAGGAAGCCAAGTTCAAGGCGATCAACGAAGCCTATGACTGCCTGAAGGACCCGCAGAAGCGCGCGGCCTATGACCGGTTCGGCCATGCCGGGCCGGGCGGCATGGGCGGCGGTGGCGGACAGGGCTTCGACGCCTTTTCCGATATCTTCAGATCCATGTTCGGCGAGTTCATGGGCGGGCGCGGCGGTGGCGGTGGCCAGCGCCAGGCGCGCGGCGCCGACCTGCGCTACGACATGGAAATCAGCCTGGAAGACGCCTTCCACGGCAAGGCGACCGACATCACCATTGACGTGTCTGGCCCGTGCGAGCCATGCGGCGGCACCGGCGCGTCGCCGGGGACGATGGCCAAGCGCTGCACCACCTGTGCCGGACACGGCAAGGTGCGCGCGCAGCAGGGCTTTTTCGTGGTCGAGCGGACCTGTCCGTCGTGCCACGGCGCGGGACAGACGATCGCCGATCCGTGCCGCAACTGCCGCGGCGAGGGTCGCGTCGACAAGACGGTGACGCTGAACGTCAACATCCCGCCGGGCGTCGACGAAGGCACCCGCATCCGCATGGCAGGTCAGGGCGAGGCGGGCGCGCGCGGTGCGCCTCCGGGCGACCTCTACATCTTCCTGCACGTCAAGCCGCATGCGATCTTCGAACGTGAGGGCACGACCCTGTTCGCGCGCGCGCCGATCAGCTTCACCACGGCGGCGCTGGGCGGCGAGATCGAGATTCCGGGGCCGGACGGCGAGCTGCACAAGGTCCACCTCCACCCCGGCACGCAGAGCGGGCGCGAGGTGCGCCAGCGCGGCGCAGGCATGCCCGTGCTACAGGGACGCGGTCGCGGCGACCTGGTGGTGCGGATCGAGGTCGAGATCCCGACCAAGCTGTCGGGCGAACAACGCGCACTGCTCGAACAGTTCCGCGCGCTGGAGACGGGCGAGGAATGCCCGATCTCGACCGGGTTCTTCGACAAGCTGAAGAAGGCAGTGGGGGGCTGA
- the dnaK gene encoding molecular chaperone DnaK produces the protein MGKVIGIDLGTTNSCVAVMEGGKPKVIENAEGARTTPSIVAFAKDGERLIGQPAKRQAVTNPDNTVFAVKRLIGRRFDDPITKKDTELVPYTIVKGANGDAWVKAGGEDYSPSQISAFILQKMKETAESYLGETVTQAVITVPAYFNDAQRQATKDAGKIAGLEVLRIINEPTAAALAYGLEKDNNKTIAVYDLGGGTFDISILEIGDGVFEVKATNGDTFLGGEDFDSKLVQYFADEFKKAEGIDLTKDKLALQRLKEAAEKAKIELSSAQTTEVNLPFITADQNGPKHLVKTLSRAELERLVDELITRTLDPCRKAMSDAGVKAAQIDEVVLVGGMTRMPKVRQVVKEFFGKEPHTGVNPDEVVAIGAAIQAGVLQGDVKDVLLLDVTPLSLGIETLGGVFTRMIDRNTTIPTKKSQVYSTADDNQQAVTIRVFQGEREMAADNKLLGQFDLVGIPPAPRGVPQIEVIFDIDANGLVNVSAKDKGTGKEQQIRIQASGGLSDSDIDQMVRDAEKFAEEDKARRAAAEAKNNAESLIHTTERQLAENGDKVDDALKGEIQSAIDAAKAAVESGDADAMNEKSQALAQVAMKLGQAIYEKQQQSEASPAADAGAANAADGEEVVDAEFSEVDDNKA, from the coding sequence ATGGGTAAGGTTATCGGAATCGATCTCGGCACGACCAACAGCTGCGTGGCAGTGATGGAGGGCGGCAAGCCCAAGGTGATCGAGAATGCGGAAGGCGCACGCACCACGCCGTCCATCGTCGCATTCGCCAAGGATGGCGAGCGACTGATCGGCCAGCCGGCCAAGCGCCAGGCGGTCACGAACCCCGACAACACCGTCTTTGCGGTCAAGCGCCTGATCGGCCGCCGCTTTGACGATCCCATTACCAAGAAGGACACCGAGCTGGTCCCCTACACGATCGTGAAGGGTGCGAACGGCGACGCATGGGTCAAGGCGGGCGGCGAGGATTATTCGCCCAGCCAGATCAGCGCCTTCATCCTGCAGAAGATGAAGGAAACCGCCGAATCCTACCTCGGCGAGACCGTGACGCAGGCCGTCATCACCGTCCCGGCTTACTTCAACGACGCCCAGCGTCAGGCGACCAAGGACGCGGGCAAGATCGCGGGCCTGGAAGTGCTGCGCATCATCAACGAGCCGACCGCGGCGGCGCTCGCCTATGGCCTCGAGAAGGACAACAACAAGACCATCGCGGTCTATGACCTTGGCGGCGGCACGTTCGACATCTCGATTCTCGAGATCGGCGACGGCGTGTTCGAGGTGAAGGCGACCAATGGCGACACCTTCCTGGGCGGCGAGGATTTCGATTCCAAGCTGGTCCAGTATTTCGCCGACGAGTTCAAGAAGGCCGAAGGCATCGACCTGACCAAGGACAAGCTGGCGCTCCAGCGTCTGAAGGAAGCGGCCGAGAAGGCGAAGATCGAGCTGTCGTCGGCGCAGACGACCGAGGTCAACCTGCCCTTCATCACCGCCGATCAGAATGGCCCCAAGCACCTCGTCAAGACGCTGTCGCGCGCGGAGCTGGAGCGGCTGGTCGACGAGCTGATCACCCGCACGCTCGACCCGTGCCGCAAGGCGATGTCGGACGCGGGCGTGAAGGCTGCGCAGATCGACGAAGTGGTGCTGGTCGGCGGCATGACCCGCATGCCCAAGGTGCGCCAGGTCGTGAAGGAATTCTTCGGCAAGGAGCCGCATACCGGCGTCAACCCCGATGAGGTGGTGGCGATCGGCGCGGCGATCCAGGCCGGCGTGCTGCAGGGCGACGTCAAGGACGTGCTGCTGCTCGACGTGACCCCGCTGTCGCTGGGCATCGAGACGCTGGGTGGCGTGTTCACCCGCATGATCGACCGCAACACGACGATCCCGACCAAGAAGAGCCAGGTCTATTCGACTGCCGATGACAATCAGCAGGCGGTGACGATCCGCGTCTTCCAGGGCGAGCGCGAAATGGCGGCGGACAACAAGCTGCTGGGTCAGTTCGACCTGGTCGGCATCCCCCCCGCCCCGCGCGGCGTGCCGCAGATCGAGGTGATTTTCGATATCGACGCCAACGGCCTGGTCAACGTGTCGGCCAAGGACAAGGGCACCGGCAAGGAGCAGCAGATCCGCATCCAGGCCAGCGGTGGCCTGTCGGACAGCGACATCGACCAGATGGTGCGCGACGCCGAGAAGTTCGCCGAGGAGGACAAGGCGCGTCGCGCCGCCGCCGAGGCGAAGAACAATGCCGAATCGCTGATCCACACCACCGAACGCCAGCTCGCCGAAAATGGCGACAAGGTCGACGACGCTCTGAAGGGCGAAATCCAGTCGGCGATCGACGCGGCCAAGGCGGCAGTCGAGAGCGGCGACGCGGACGCGATGAACGAGAAGAGCCAGGCCCTCGCGCAGGTCGCGATGAAGCTGGGTCAGGCGATCTACGAGAAGCAGCAGCAGTCGGAGGCTTCGCCTGCGGCCGATGCTGGTGCGGCGAATGCGGCGGACGGCGAAGAAGTCGTCGACGCCGAATTCTCCGAGGTGGACGACAACAAGGCGTAA